A DNA window from Pyrus communis chromosome 3, drPyrComm1.1, whole genome shotgun sequence contains the following coding sequences:
- the LOC137728159 gene encoding uncharacterized protein, with the protein MEKPEAGWLKCNFEGAWKEQGKKGGIGVVFRDDMGLFVAAMAMKMKGISSPMLAELEVARELSTEQLKLKGGATLVLAAITLQTEDDLSLWVNRVNEACYFLRSIPQTKINHTRRDTNKVAHRLAQVGLTLNQ; encoded by the coding sequence ATGGAAAAACCAGAAGCAGGGTGGTTAAAATGTAACTTTGAAGGGGCTTGGAAGGAACAGGGAAAAAAAGGGGGAATTGGAGTGGTGTTCAGAGATGACATGGGGCTGTTTGTGGCGGCAATGGCAATGAAAATGAAAGGCATATCATCTCCGATGTTAGCAGAACTGGAGGTAGCCCGAGAGTTAAGCACGGAACAGCTGAAACTGAAGGGAGGCGCAACTTTGGTCCTTGCTGCTATAACTCTTCAAACGGAAGATGATTTGTCTTTGTGGGTAAATAGAGTAAATGAGGCATGCTATTTCCTACGCTCCATTCCGCAAACCAAAATCAATCATACTCGTAGAGACACAAACAAGGTTGCTCACAGATTGGCGCAGGTGGGTCTTACTTTAAATCAATGA
- the LOC137727870 gene encoding uncharacterized protein At4g06744-like gives MGAFSFISSLLISTLLVHLCSYHYKVEASEIIIGAASPPPPSPEYQDCPPPPPPPCPPPPPPPPLPPSPPPPLPPSPPPPPVLLPSPPPPVLPPSPPPSPPPPLPPSPPPPPVLPPSPPPPPVLPPSPPPPVLPPSPPPPVLPPSPPPSPPPPLPPSPPPPLHPSPPPPLVRPPPPPPSPPPPPPPSPPLPRPPSPPPPLHPSPPPPLVRPPPPPPSLPPPLPPKPKSPPPPPPPSPPLPRPPSPPPPLPPKPQTPPKPKSPPLSPGPFESERIKIAYYVIKKFVAKIKFDPKRITKTWRGTDVCKYRGFVCAVHPVYKQRAVSGLDINGAMFAGFNNILPLKGFLDELPDLVFYHANSNNFTGSAPVSPAMLRYFYELDLSNNKLTGGFPYEVLTAKNLTFLDLRFNSFTGPVPAKVFELAVDVLFLNNNYFTQQIPDNLGSSPAHYFTFANNYFTGPIPRSIGQASKTLYEVLFLGNKLSGCLPYEIGYLNQATVFDVSSNFLTGPIPASFACLAKIEYLNLAKNQFYGPVPEMVCKLSTLGNFSLADNYFTSIGPECKKLVDRKTLDVSKNCILGQPNQRTKMKCATFFSKPRKCPNEKEMTYIPCKRPYSGSNEKKSDHLPRAPLSYGTLIPHRL, from the exons ATGGGTGCCTTCTCTTTCATTTCTTCACTTTTGATCTCAACATTGTTGGTGCATTTATGTTCGTACCATTATAAGGTTGAAGCCTCGGAGATAATCATAGGTGCGGCCagccctcctcctccttcccccGAATACCAAGACTGtcctcctccccctccccctccatgcccacctcctcctccccctccaCCGCTGCCTCCCTCACCGCCACCACCGCTGCCTCCCTCACCGCCACCACCGCCAGTGCTGCTACCATCGCCACCACCGCCAGTGCTGCCACCATCGCCACCTCCCTCACCGCCACCACCACTGCCTCCCTCACCGCCACCACCGCCAGTGCTGCCTCCCTCACCGCCGCCACCGCCAGTGCTGCCACCATCGCCACCACCGCCAGTGCTGCCACCATCGCCACCACCGCCAGTGCTGCCACCATCGCCACCTCCTTCACCGCCACCACCACTGCCTCCCTCACCGCCACCACCGCTGCATCCCTCACCGCCACCACCGCTAGTGCGGCCACCACCGCCGCCTCCATCACCGCCACCACCGCCACCTCCATCACCGCCACTGCCGCGGCCTCCATCACCGCCACCACCGCTGCATCCCTCACCGCCACCACCGCTAGTGCGGCCACCACCGCCGCCTCCATCACTGCCACCACCGCTGCCTCCAAAACCAAAATCACCGCCACCACCGCCGCCTCCATCACCGCCACTGCCGCGGCCTCCATCACCGCCACCACCGCTGCCTCCAAAACCACAGACTccaccaaaaccaaaatcacCGCCACTTTCCCCCGGCCCCTTTGAAAGCGAGCGAATTAAAATTGCCTACTATGTGATCAAGAAGTTCGTAGCCAAAATCAAGTTCGACCCAAAGCGCATCACAAAGACATGGCGAGGTACAGACGTTTGCAAATACAGGGGCTTCGTCTGCGCCGTTCATCCTGTCTACAAGCAGAGAGCAGTCTCCGGTTTAGACATCAACGGGGCTATGTTCGCAGGTTTCAACAATATACTTCCACTCAAAGGCTTCCTTGACGAGTTACCAGACTTGGTGTTTTATCATGCAAACTCCAACAACTTCACAGGCTCAGCCCCGGTAAGCCCTGCCATGCTTCGATACTTCTACGAGCTCGATCTCAGCAACAACAAGCTAACTGGAGGGTTTCCGTACGAAGTTTTAACAGcaaaaaatttgacatttttgGACCTCCGGTTCAACTCCTTTACCGGTCCTGTCCCAGCCAAAGTCTTCGAACTAGCAGTTGATGTGCTCTTCCTCAACAACAACTATTTCACTCAGCAGATCCCTGACAATCTTGGCTCCTCACCTGCCCATTACTTCACTTTTGCCAACAACTATTTCACCGGTCCGATCCCAAGAAGCATTGGCCAAGCATCCAAAACCCTTTATGAAGTTCTCTTCCTTGGGAACAAACTTTCAG GGTGTCTGCCATACGAAATTGGGTATCTAAACCAGGCCACCGTGTTCGATGTAAGTTCCAACTTCTTAACAGGCCCAATACCAGCCTCGTTTGCTTGCTTGGCCAAGATAGAGTATCTAAACTTAGCCAAGAACCAGTTCTACGGACCCGTGCCTGAGATGGTGTGCAAGTTGTCTACCCTGGGGAACTTCTCTTTGGCAGACAACTATTTCACCTCGATCGGTCCAGAGTGCAAGAAATTGGTTGATAGAAAGACACTTGATGTTAGTAAGAACTGCATTTTGGGCCAACCAAATCAGAGAACAAAAATGAAATGTGCTACTTTCTTCTCCAAGCCTAGAAAGTGTCccaacgagaaggagatgacttACATTCCTTGTAAAAGGCCGTATTCGGGTTCAAATGAGAAGAAGTCCGATCATCTGCCACGAGCTCCACTGTCATATGGTACTCTTATACCACATAGGCTTTGA